In Candidatus Methylomirabilis limnetica, the following proteins share a genomic window:
- the gspG gene encoding type II secretion system major pseudopilin GspG, which yields MQRCEDIQVWQKARARTLHRNQAGFTLIELLVVIIIIGLLAALVGPKLFGRVGKGKQAAAQAQIELFGAALDNFRLDVGRYPTSEEGLKAMLVNPGAVENWDGPYLKKQEIPLDPWVHPFVYKSPGEHGDYDIISYGGDGVAGGDGENQDIVSWAGIKRAGERVEQ from the coding sequence ATGCAGCGATGTGAAGATATCCAGGTATGGCAAAAGGCGAGGGCCAGGACCTTGCACCGTAATCAGGCCGGCTTCACCCTCATCGAGCTGCTGGTGGTCATCATCATCATCGGCCTGTTGGCCGCTCTCGTTGGGCCGAAGCTGTTCGGCAGGGTGGGGAAGGGTAAGCAGGCGGCGGCTCAGGCCCAGATCGAGCTGTTCGGCGCCGCCTTAGACAACTTTCGCCTCGACGTCGGCCGGTATCCGACCAGCGAGGAAGGGCTGAAGGCGATGCTTGTCAATCCGGGCGCGGTTGAGAACTGGGATGGGCCCTATCTCAAGAAGCAGGAGATCCCGTTAGATCCCTGGGTGCACCCCTTTGTCTATAAGTCTCCGGGGGAGCATGGCGATTACGATATCATCTCCTATGGCGGTGATGGCGTGGCGGGTGGCGATGGGGAGAATCAGGACATCGTGAGCTGGGCGGGCATCAAACGGGCAGGAGAGCGGGTTGAACAATAG
- a CDS encoding type II secretion system F family protein, with amino-acid sequence MGTFQYTATDRAAKIIQGSMEASDERAVVVWLQTNGYYPIKIGQAGAMVEAKPGLAGVQSRFARGPSAQDVLAFTQQLATLLEAGMELDRSLSILLDLTDNQRFRSILRGVLADIQAGSSFADSLAKHPRLFSRLYVNMVKAGEASGVLEVILSRLAGFMERSKTIRDEITSALIYPILLLLVGGGAVVVMMNFVIPRFAQIFADTKQLMPLPTRMLLAISTFTTGYWWVFVGLIVIGWGGLRAYLQTEQGKMQWDQWKLALPLLGGLIQEIEVSRFARTFGTLLQSGVPVLAAVSIVKETVTNRVIAGAMSRLQEGVKRGEGISGPLRATGAFPSFSIHMARVGEETGKLEEMLIKVADTYDDRVRRTVKRLTSLLEPVLILSLGLIVGFIVMSMLLAIFSINELPL; translated from the coding sequence ATGGGGACATTTCAATACACCGCCACTGATCGTGCCGCCAAGATCATCCAGGGGAGCATGGAGGCTTCCGACGAACGGGCGGTCGTGGTTTGGCTCCAGACCAACGGCTACTACCCGATCAAGATTGGTCAGGCCGGTGCGATGGTGGAGGCCAAGCCTGGTCTCGCTGGGGTCCAGAGCCGATTTGCGAGGGGACCGTCCGCCCAAGACGTCCTGGCCTTCACGCAACAACTTGCCACATTGCTTGAGGCTGGGATGGAGCTGGACCGGAGCCTGTCGATCCTGCTGGACCTGACCGACAATCAACGGTTCCGGTCTATTCTCCGTGGCGTCCTGGCCGACATCCAGGCGGGTAGTTCATTCGCCGACAGCTTGGCTAAGCATCCACGACTTTTCTCCCGGCTGTACGTCAATATGGTTAAGGCGGGGGAGGCGAGCGGCGTGTTAGAGGTGATCCTTTCGCGGCTGGCCGGGTTTATGGAGCGGTCCAAGACGATCCGGGACGAGATCACCTCAGCCCTCATCTATCCGATTCTGCTGCTCCTTGTGGGTGGCGGTGCCGTGGTGGTCATGATGAACTTCGTGATTCCACGGTTTGCCCAGATCTTTGCCGATACCAAGCAGCTCATGCCACTGCCGACCAGGATGCTGCTCGCGATCAGCACGTTCACGACCGGCTACTGGTGGGTGTTTGTGGGGCTGATCGTCATTGGCTGGGGTGGTCTTCGAGCCTATCTACAGACTGAGCAGGGGAAGATGCAGTGGGACCAGTGGAAGCTGGCCTTGCCGTTACTGGGAGGCCTGATTCAGGAGATCGAGGTCTCCCGCTTTGCCAGGACGTTCGGGACGCTTCTCCAAAGCGGGGTCCCGGTGCTCGCCGCCGTTTCTATCGTCAAAGAGACGGTCACCAATCGGGTGATCGCCGGCGCCATGTCCAGGTTGCAAGAGGGGGTGAAGCGTGGCGAGGGAATCAGCGGCCCGCTGCGGGCCACTGGTGCCTTTCCCTCCTTTTCCATCCATATGGCCAGGGTGGGAGAAGAGACTGGAAAGCTGGAGGAGATGCTGATCAAGGTGGCCGACACCTACGATGACCGGGTGCGGCGAACGGTCAAGCGCTTGACCTCGCTGCTGGAGCCGGTCCTGATCCTGTCCCTAGGCCTCATTGTTGGATTCATCGTGATGTCGATGTTGCTGGCGATATTTAGTATCAATGAGCTTCCGCTCTAA
- the gspE gene encoding type II secretion system ATPase GspE, which translates to MGSGQWSGVREPLGEILIREGLVARDQLQRGLAHQREVGKRLGETLVELGYVSEEDVAKALALQFAVPYLSLAALSITPVLIRNRPSSKYLREHKVFPIEIKDGALTVAMGDLADPYTLDDLRLSTGLAIIVCLAQDREILDAIDQYYGDGQATIEKIVKGYSEEEGGASGDDREDIDHLRDLASEAPVIQLVNLVITRAVEARASDIHIEPFEDTLRIRYRVDGVLVDHESPPKRLQRAVISRVKIMAKMNIAERRLPQDGRIRLQILGKDLDLRVSTIPTLHGESVVMRILDRSSLLLSLGDMGMPEDIRLQFQRLIRKPHGMILVTGPTGSGKTTTLYTALSEINSADKKIITIEDPVEYQLQGVNQIHVKPKIGLTFANGLRSIVRQDPDIIMVGEIRDAETADIAIHSALTGHLVFSTLHTNDAPGAITRLLDMGIENYLVSSVLVAVLAQRLVRVICHECRESYRLDSAAVRKMGIKTEVDGSMQVFRGKGCAACNFTGYRGRSGIYEFLVISEEIQRLILEKADSNTIRQKALQFGMKTLWEDGWRNVELGVTTLEDLLRVTKEEA; encoded by the coding sequence ATGGGCAGTGGGCAGTGGAGTGGGGTGCGCGAACCGCTTGGCGAAATCCTGATCCGTGAGGGCTTGGTTGCTCGGGACCAACTCCAACGAGGGTTAGCTCACCAGCGGGAGGTCGGTAAACGGCTTGGGGAAACCCTTGTAGAGCTTGGGTATGTGTCAGAAGAAGACGTCGCAAAAGCTCTTGCCCTGCAATTTGCAGTTCCCTATCTATCGCTCGCAGCCCTCTCGATTACACCTGTTCTGATTCGTAATCGTCCCTCCTCGAAGTACCTGCGGGAGCACAAGGTCTTCCCGATTGAGATCAAAGATGGCGCGTTGACCGTCGCCATGGGCGACCTGGCTGATCCGTATACGCTAGACGACCTTCGACTTAGCACCGGCCTCGCTATCATAGTCTGTTTAGCCCAGGATCGGGAGATCCTCGATGCGATCGATCAGTATTATGGCGATGGCCAGGCGACGATCGAGAAGATCGTCAAGGGGTATAGCGAGGAGGAGGGTGGGGCGTCAGGCGATGATCGTGAGGATATCGATCATCTGCGGGATCTGGCCTCCGAGGCCCCTGTTATCCAGCTTGTGAATCTCGTGATCACCAGGGCGGTGGAGGCCCGCGCCAGCGATATCCACATCGAACCGTTCGAGGATACGCTTCGAATCCGCTACCGGGTGGATGGCGTGCTGGTGGACCACGAGTCCCCTCCCAAGCGGCTCCAGAGGGCCGTGATCTCCCGTGTCAAGATCATGGCCAAGATGAACATCGCCGAGCGACGGCTTCCACAGGACGGTCGGATCAGGCTCCAGATCCTGGGGAAGGACCTGGACCTCCGGGTCTCCACGATTCCCACCTTGCACGGCGAAAGCGTCGTGATGCGAATCCTGGATCGCAGTAGCCTCCTCCTGAGCCTCGGGGATATGGGCATGCCTGAAGATATTCGCTTACAATTCCAGCGGCTGATTAGAAAGCCGCATGGCATGATCCTGGTGACGGGGCCGACCGGGAGCGGGAAGACGACCACCTTGTACACGGCGCTGAGTGAGATCAACTCCGCCGACAAAAAGATCATCACCATCGAGGACCCGGTTGAGTATCAGCTCCAAGGAGTCAACCAGATCCACGTCAAGCCCAAGATCGGTCTGACCTTCGCGAACGGCCTGCGCTCTATCGTCCGCCAGGATCCAGACATCATCATGGTTGGGGAGATCCGCGATGCGGAGACCGCAGACATCGCCATCCATTCGGCGCTGACCGGGCATCTGGTGTTCAGCACCCTGCATACGAATGACGCGCCCGGCGCCATCACGAGGCTTCTGGACATGGGTATCGAAAACTACCTGGTTTCGAGCGTCCTGGTGGCGGTCCTGGCTCAGCGCTTGGTCCGCGTTATCTGCCATGAGTGCCGGGAGTCGTACCGGTTGGATTCGGCTGCGGTCCGAAAAATGGGGATCAAGACCGAGGTCGATGGATCGATGCAGGTATTTCGGGGTAAGGGATGCGCCGCGTGTAACTTTACCGGATACCGTGGTCGCAGCGGCATCTACGAGTTTTTGGTAATCAGCGAAGAGATTCAACGGTTGATCCTGGAAAAGGCCGACTCTAACACGATTCGGCAGAAGGCGCTCCAGTTTGGCATGAAGACGCTCTGGGAGGATGGCTGGCGGAACGTTGAGTTGGGGGTTACGACCCTGGAGGATCTGCTTCGGGTCACCAAAGAGGAGGCGTAA
- a CDS encoding Mur ligase family protein, whose amino-acid sequence MDVVGAALSRRLRSFFRSRRKLQKLQDSFHNLGWYALTAWSRWKLKGFQGPVIAITGTKGKTTTTRLISRIYSDAGYRVGMACSGGVYVNGICVLSGSFSGVDGPLRAYRAGGRDLLVLETAHGSIQRYGFGFPDCNVAIFTNITDGHLGELGIETLEEMLALKWRLASRVRSGGTIILNADDPLLSSLRPPRCVEAVHLSLARSPAHGGADLGAPLYRYDYHGAVVKECGGCPSIVAEISDAPLLCKGFAPYNAYNLLAAIASVEAMRPFLPVSQESLLKSLMSFGSVPDDNPGHFNLFEGAWGRVLLLAGSNRDSYQRDAQALARIRVCPPFPVGRIIGVITGIGMQSTSYIRELAGIAASVCDEIIIREPLPRYRHVRAPGEISSILKSAALESGIPYHAIHVWSETSDLIRDLVLPNREANRFVAVFSAFAQEPIIDLCRRLGDLGSSSNRWS is encoded by the coding sequence ATGGACGTAGTAGGGGCTGCGCTGAGCAGGCGCCTGCGTTCGTTCTTTCGATCGCGGCGAAAGCTGCAGAAACTACAAGACTCCTTCCACAATCTGGGATGGTACGCCCTCACTGCCTGGTCACGCTGGAAGCTTAAGGGATTCCAGGGGCCGGTGATTGCTATTACCGGCACCAAAGGGAAGACTACGACCACCCGCCTGATCTCCAGGATTTATTCGGATGCCGGTTATCGGGTCGGGATGGCCTGTAGCGGGGGGGTCTACGTCAATGGCATCTGCGTCCTAAGTGGGTCATTCTCGGGTGTGGACGGTCCCCTCCGGGCCTATCGGGCCGGAGGGCGCGATCTTCTCGTGCTGGAAACCGCCCATGGCTCGATCCAGCGGTATGGATTCGGCTTCCCTGACTGTAACGTCGCGATCTTCACCAATATTACCGATGGCCACCTGGGTGAGCTAGGCATCGAAACCCTGGAGGAGATGCTGGCCCTGAAATGGAGGTTGGCTTCCAGGGTCCGTTCAGGGGGGACTATCATTCTAAACGCTGATGATCCTCTTCTGTCCTCCCTTCGCCCTCCTCGATGTGTCGAAGCGGTCCACCTGAGCCTTGCCAGATCTCCTGCGCATGGCGGCGCTGATCTCGGTGCGCCTCTGTATCGATACGATTATCATGGAGCGGTGGTAAAGGAGTGTGGCGGATGCCCTTCCATCGTTGCCGAAATCTCTGATGCACCTTTGCTTTGTAAGGGCTTTGCTCCGTATAACGCCTACAACCTGCTGGCGGCCATTGCCTCCGTAGAGGCCATGCGTCCATTCCTGCCAGTTTCACAGGAGTCGCTTCTCAAGAGTCTCATGTCTTTCGGGTCGGTCCCGGATGATAACCCTGGGCATTTCAATCTGTTCGAGGGTGCATGGGGAAGGGTGCTCCTTTTGGCGGGGAGCAACAGGGACAGTTACCAGAGGGATGCCCAGGCTCTTGCCAGAATACGGGTCTGCCCCCCTTTTCCTGTGGGACGCATCATCGGGGTTATCACGGGCATAGGGATGCAATCAACGAGTTACATCCGTGAACTTGCCGGGATCGCCGCTTCCGTGTGTGATGAGATCATCATCCGGGAACCCCTGCCGCGTTACAGGCATGTGAGGGCCCCGGGAGAGATCTCATCTATCCTGAAGTCAGCGGCGTTGGAGTCTGGCATCCCTTATCACGCCATTCATGTTTGGAGCGAGACATCTGACCTGATCAGGGATCTCGTTCTCCCCAACAGGGAGGCAAACCGTTTCGTTGCTGTCTTTTCTGCATTTGCCCAGGAGCCGATCATTGATCTCTGCCGGCGCTTGGGTGACCTGGGTTCCAGCTCTAACCGGTGGTCGTGA
- a CDS encoding PqqD family protein, translating to MELRDLTRICPMKGEHVTWKALEGESVLLHLETGVYFTLNETGTTAWELFDGATSLAAIGEALYARFDVLPEQVGQDLLDLTQTLLKEGLVRVCEDPSTPSGTERS from the coding sequence ATGGAATTGAGAGATCTTACTCGTATTTGCCCGATGAAAGGTGAACATGTCACATGGAAGGCCCTCGAAGGGGAGAGCGTACTCCTCCATCTCGAGACCGGTGTCTATTTCACCTTGAATGAAACGGGCACCACGGCATGGGAGCTGTTCGATGGGGCGACCTCTTTGGCTGCGATAGGTGAGGCCCTGTACGCGCGATTCGATGTCCTGCCAGAACAGGTTGGGCAGGATCTCCTCGATCTGACGCAGACACTCCTAAAGGAAGGATTGGTGAGGGTTTGTGAAGACCCTTCGACGCCTTCGGGAACTGAGCGATCCTGA
- a CDS encoding lasso peptide biosynthesis B2 protein: protein MKTLRRLRELSDPEALWLFVWSLLTIFEAAVLVRTLPLPTLLSHFSRQSSRRSERKALVKPEIRSLDRVRRYSNMIITRLLRSRRPCLLRSLVVYRYGCKHGIPVSIHFGVRSGMDRLEGHSWVTLDGAPLGESEEGLRPYVAVYSYPTGTDGADPQHALAAVGWRP, encoded by the coding sequence GTGAAGACCCTTCGACGCCTTCGGGAACTGAGCGATCCTGAGGCGCTTTGGCTCTTCGTCTGGTCGCTTCTCACCATCTTCGAGGCAGCCGTCCTTGTGCGGACCTTGCCATTGCCCACGCTCCTCAGCCACTTTAGCCGTCAGTCTTCAAGGCGTTCCGAGCGGAAGGCGCTCGTCAAACCGGAGATTCGCTCACTCGACCGGGTCCGGCGGTATAGCAATATGATCATCACACGTCTCCTCCGTTCTCGGCGCCCATGCCTACTCCGCTCCCTAGTCGTGTACCGATACGGTTGCAAGCACGGTATCCCAGTCTCGATCCACTTTGGTGTGAGGTCCGGTATGGATAGATTGGAAGGACATAGCTGGGTGACGCTTGACGGCGCCCCCCTGGGTGAGTCGGAAGAAGGGTTGCGTCCGTATGTGGCCGTCTATTCGTACCCGACAGGTACCGACGGGGCCGACCCCCAACACGCTCTGGCAGCGGTTGGCTGGCGGCCATGA
- a CDS encoding radical SAM/SPASM domain-containing protein — protein MIGQLVETGCRATPGLGRWYLDHYVSIKRFEKQVRRRLGFPAPPSSVDLLLTYGCNFTCDHCESSSHPKAEWGLSFETIARLIREMGEMGVKYLNITGGEPLVRHDVFDIIDLATQQGLRVHLATNGSLVEQNRERLARLKLASVFTSVDGLEETNDRFRHHPGAFKKTFRALELFQEMGISPRMVNTMAHPGNLHEMEELGDWIMASAATCWRIALALPSGRAKGKDRFHLTDDQIRWILDFIRERRERFPVMLSEEVGYLGPWDLEVRSKPFTPSEGLSVCAIMPTGDVIGATVLHDAAYSEGNIKDQGLREIWNNGFQRYREPVLPEECYACRHLPACGGGKLVMRVGNRHCNKQLWEGGGNA, from the coding sequence ATGATCGGACAGCTCGTCGAAACAGGGTGCCGCGCCACACCCGGTCTTGGTCGCTGGTACCTGGACCATTATGTCAGTATCAAGCGATTCGAGAAGCAGGTCCGACGCCGACTAGGATTTCCCGCACCCCCCTCATCGGTAGATCTCCTGCTGACCTATGGCTGTAACTTCACCTGCGATCACTGCGAATCCTCGTCCCATCCCAAGGCCGAGTGGGGGCTTTCCTTCGAGACGATCGCCCGGCTGATTCGTGAGATGGGGGAGATGGGGGTGAAGTATCTTAACATTACGGGCGGCGAGCCACTCGTTCGACACGATGTCTTCGACATCATTGATCTCGCCACTCAACAGGGATTGCGGGTGCATCTGGCCACCAACGGAAGCCTGGTCGAGCAGAACCGCGAACGGCTGGCCCGGCTCAAGCTGGCCAGCGTCTTTACCAGCGTGGACGGCTTGGAGGAGACGAACGATCGCTTCCGACACCACCCCGGGGCCTTCAAGAAAACCTTCCGGGCCCTTGAGTTGTTTCAGGAGATGGGGATCTCCCCTCGCATGGTCAATACGATGGCCCATCCCGGAAACCTCCATGAGATGGAGGAGCTGGGGGATTGGATTATGGCCTCGGCTGCGACCTGCTGGCGGATCGCGCTGGCCCTGCCCTCGGGGCGGGCAAAGGGCAAGGATCGTTTCCATCTGACCGACGATCAGATCCGGTGGATTCTTGATTTTATCCGAGAGCGACGGGAACGATTTCCGGTGATGCTAAGCGAAGAGGTGGGGTATCTGGGACCGTGGGATCTGGAGGTCAGGTCGAAGCCATTCACCCCCTCGGAAGGGCTGAGCGTCTGTGCCATCATGCCAACAGGGGATGTCATCGGGGCAACCGTCCTTCATGATGCGGCCTATTCCGAAGGGAACATCAAGGATCAGGGCCTCAGGGAGATTTGGAATAACGGCTTCCAGCGCTATCGGGAGCCGGTCCTTCCAGAGGAGTGTTACGCCTGCCGCCACCTCCCTGCCTGCGGCGGCGGCAAGTTAGTGATGCGCGTAGGTAATCGTCACTGCAACAAACAACTCTGGGAAGGAGGAGGAAACGCATGA
- a CDS encoding nucleotidyltransferase domain-containing protein → MKSSPEGHALLRILRASLSEASSDPAIVLSALDWSLLQRLVRHHRVGPLLSYSLRRSRIRGIPDWLRSEWEAQRRETVATALYHVQALGELAGLFEARDIPFILLKGEALSKTCYPDEGLRPYSDIDLLIKEGSYETAKAALTECGFGLRYPHLETEKRELFGEVEFDRQGPRTLTVDLHWDTLMASWGPPSLLSGTEAWSVAEQIQIGGRLVPILGGETLLLHLCVHFTFHHAFDGLILLCDLFLVLRREGGRIDWGRLLRKADRYRCRYAVYYALTCVQSLLGAHIPSPILKRLRPAIPVRLLMPVTQLLLRDRPVPQLLERYVKFLLIDDQAGRWRAAQSWWGSSKPWLIKRNRASRRSATVDITAPGA, encoded by the coding sequence ATGAAAAGTTCCCCAGAGGGGCACGCCCTCCTTAGGATACTCCGGGCCTCGCTGTCTGAGGCCTCTTCAGATCCGGCAATCGTCCTCTCCGCTCTCGACTGGTCCCTGCTCCAGCGATTGGTCCGCCACCACCGGGTCGGACCGCTCCTCTCATACAGCCTGCGCCGGTCCCGGATTCGTGGGATCCCAGACTGGCTACGATCGGAATGGGAGGCGCAACGCCGTGAGACGGTCGCCACCGCCCTGTACCACGTGCAGGCCCTAGGGGAGCTGGCGGGACTGTTCGAGGCTCGTGACATCCCATTCATCCTCCTGAAGGGCGAGGCCCTCTCGAAAACATGCTATCCGGATGAAGGGCTGCGGCCCTACAGCGACATCGATCTCCTCATCAAAGAGGGCTCCTACGAGACGGCAAAGGCTGCGCTGACAGAGTGTGGGTTTGGCCTAAGGTACCCGCACCTCGAGACCGAGAAGCGCGAGTTGTTTGGGGAGGTTGAGTTCGATCGGCAAGGTCCAAGAACGCTGACGGTGGATCTCCACTGGGATACCCTCATGGCCTCCTGGGGGCCACCATCCCTTTTGAGCGGTACAGAAGCATGGAGCGTCGCTGAGCAGATCCAGATCGGGGGGCGACTCGTACCAATACTCGGAGGCGAGACTCTACTGCTCCACCTCTGTGTCCACTTTACATTCCACCACGCCTTTGACGGCCTAATTCTCCTGTGTGATCTTTTCCTGGTCCTCAGGCGGGAAGGTGGCCGGATCGACTGGGGTCGTCTCTTGCGGAAGGCTGATCGCTATCGGTGCCGCTACGCGGTCTACTATGCCCTGACTTGCGTACAGTCGCTCCTGGGGGCCCACATCCCGTCCCCGATCCTAAAGAGACTGAGACCGGCGATTCCGGTTAGGCTCCTCATGCCGGTTACTCAGTTGCTCCTACGGGATCGTCCGGTCCCTCAGTTGCTGGAACGCTATGTCAAGTTCCTCCTGATCGACGATCAGGCGGGCCGCTGGCGGGCTGCTCAGAGCTGGTGGGGGTCAAGCAAGCCGTGGCTGATCAAACGGAACCGCGCCTCGCGCCGTTCAGCTACTGTTGACATTACCGCACCCGGCGCATAG
- a CDS encoding SDR family oxidoreductase, whose translation MTTQSQSSGLQGWALILGASSGFGGAASLALAKAGMHIFGVHLDRKATMPNVERIISEIKHAGREAVFFNVNASDSEKRCDVLDQMEKILADRGESSAVNVMLHSLAFGTLKPFVALSPKDAITSVQMDMTLGVMAHSLIYWVQELVTRKLMVRGGRVYAMTSSGGRRVWAGYGAVSAAKAALESHIRQLAMELAPMGITANAIRAGVTDTPALRKIPGSQEIVETAMRLNPSGRLTTPEDIAEILVTLSRPETYWMTGNVIGVDGGEDVVAFFISPSTAAGTERSTPA comes from the coding sequence ATGACAACGCAATCGCAGAGTTCGGGACTGCAGGGGTGGGCCCTGATCCTTGGGGCCTCCAGCGGCTTCGGTGGGGCCGCCTCCCTTGCTCTGGCGAAAGCAGGGATGCATATATTTGGCGTACACCTGGACCGCAAGGCAACCATGCCGAATGTCGAGCGGATCATCAGCGAGATCAAACACGCGGGGCGGGAAGCGGTCTTTTTCAACGTGAACGCCTCCGATTCAGAGAAGCGGTGCGATGTCCTGGATCAGATGGAGAAGATCCTGGCCGATCGAGGGGAGTCCTCTGCGGTGAATGTGATGCTGCACTCCCTCGCCTTCGGGACCCTGAAGCCGTTCGTTGCCCTTTCGCCCAAGGACGCCATCACCTCGGTCCAGATGGATATGACCCTGGGTGTGATGGCCCACAGCCTCATCTATTGGGTTCAGGAGCTGGTGACGCGAAAGTTGATGGTCCGCGGTGGACGGGTGTACGCGATGACCAGTTCTGGCGGGAGGCGGGTCTGGGCCGGCTATGGGGCCGTCTCGGCGGCCAAGGCGGCTCTGGAGTCGCATATCCGGCAGCTCGCGATGGAGCTGGCCCCCATGGGGATTACGGCGAACGCTATCCGCGCAGGGGTCACCGATACTCCAGCGCTCCGGAAGATCCCAGGAAGCCAGGAGATCGTAGAAACTGCGATGCGGCTCAATCCCTCCGGCCGCCTCACCACGCCCGAGGACATTGCCGAAATCCTCGTCACCTTGAGCCGCCCCGAGACCTACTGGATGACAGGTAACGTGATCGGGGTGGATGGGGGCGAGGATGTCGTAGCGTTCTTTATCTCCCCTTCAACGGCGGCAGGCACGGAAAGGTCGACGCCCGCTTGA
- a CDS encoding ester cyclase has protein sequence MSTEDNKRLVRRLYDEGFKFSAMDEFFSPDLVYHDPPPIPGLKPGLEAIKQTFRAFASAAPEGNPVIHDLIAEGDRVVVRMTAAGMHTGELFGVPPTGKRLEMTGIVIYRFEGGKIIERWAQHDFLGLMYQLGLLSTNRHEPSPHPDQREPSAAIKAED, from the coding sequence ATGTCGACGGAAGACAACAAGCGTCTAGTGCGTCGCCTCTACGACGAGGGGTTCAAATTCTCGGCAATGGATGAGTTCTTCTCCCCCGATCTTGTCTACCACGATCCACCGCCGATCCCCGGTCTCAAGCCCGGACTTGAAGCGATCAAGCAGACGTTCAGAGCTTTTGCGTCCGCGGCCCCAGAGGGCAACCCCGTTATTCACGATCTGATTGCCGAGGGAGACCGGGTGGTGGTCCGAATGACAGCGGCTGGAATGCATACAGGCGAACTCTTTGGTGTCCCGCCAACTGGAAAGCGGTTAGAGATGACCGGTATTGTCATCTACCGTTTCGAGGGAGGGAAGATCATAGAGCGATGGGCACAGCACGACTTCCTTGGGCTGATGTACCAGCTAGGCCTGCTATCTACAAATCGACATGAGCCCTCACCACATCCTGACCAACGTGAGCCCAGCGCGGCTATAAAGGCTGAGGATTAG
- a CDS encoding antibiotic biosynthesis monooxygenase family protein, whose translation MIVVTNRVPVTKGYEKEFEKRFDHRLSVVERKPGFIRNEILRPILGDYYILLTHWESRETFEAWTQSEEFKQVHSNLAPKEMCPGPNGFEMHEVILVSEKKP comes from the coding sequence ATGATTGTCGTAACTAACAGAGTGCCTGTCACAAAGGGGTATGAAAAGGAGTTCGAGAAGCGATTCGACCACCGCTTAAGCGTTGTAGAGCGTAAGCCGGGATTCATCCGAAACGAGATTCTACGGCCTATCCTGGGCGATTATTACATCCTCCTGACCCATTGGGAGAGCCGGGAGACGTTCGAGGCCTGGACCCAGAGTGAAGAGTTCAAGCAGGTCCACAGCAACCTGGCGCCTAAGGAGATGTGCCCCGGTCCCAACGGCTTCGAGATGCACGAGGTCATCCTGGTGTCAGAGAAGAAGCCATAG